The region CGACGGCCGGCCGCGGCGTCGGCGTCGTCGTGCTCGGCGTCGAGCGGGAACGACGCCCGGTAGTCGTCGAACCCGGCGCGCAGCGCGCCGGGAACGGAGAACGCCCGCACGTACTCCTCGACAGCCGCCGGTTCCAGGCCGTGCCGGTTGTAGGTCCAGTGCTCGAAGAAGTGCCCCAGGTAGCCCGCGACGTCGGCGCCCGCGAGCCGCTCGGGGAGATCCGGCTGGAGGTGGAACAGCCAGTGCCAGTAGCCGGGAGCGAGGTCGGCGTCCAGCCGCCGCCACATCTCCCTGGTCGGCACGATGTCCAGGACGGCGAGCCGTTCCACCTGCCCGGGCCGGTCCAGGCCCCAGCGGTGGGCGACGCGGGCACCCCGGTCGTGGCCGACGACCTGGACGGAGGTGAACCCGAGGGCCTCGACCAGCGCCGACACGTCGGCGGCCATGGTCCGCTTGTCGTAGCCGCCGCGCGGCTTGTCGGTGCGGCCGTACCCGCGCAGGTCAGGGGCGATCACGGTGTGGGTGCGGGCGAGCTCGGGCACGACCCGCCGCCAGCAGTGCCCCGTCTGCGGCCATCCGTGCAGCAGCACGAGCCCGGGCCCCTCGCCTGCGCGCCGGTAGTGCATGCGCAGCCCGTTCACGCTCGCGACCTCTTCGCTGACCTGCATCGACGGTCTCCTAACTCCCAAAGAGGGTTAGAATCGTAACCGCGTCGTGCGGGCTGGACAATGACAACGGCTTCGGGGAAGGCGCGCGAGATGGACGAGTG is a window of Saccharopolyspora erythraea NRRL 2338 DNA encoding:
- a CDS encoding alpha/beta fold hydrolase, coding for MQVSEEVASVNGLRMHYRRAGEGPGLVLLHGWPQTGHCWRRVVPELARTHTVIAPDLRGYGRTDKPRGGYDKRTMAADVSALVEALGFTSVQVVGHDRGARVAHRWGLDRPGQVERLAVLDIVPTREMWRRLDADLAPGYWHWLFHLQPDLPERLAGADVAGYLGHFFEHWTYNRHGLEPAAVEEYVRAFSVPGALRAGFDDYRASFPLDAEHDDADAAAGRRLPMPVLALWGSTGLPARLPMLDIWRDYADDVRGTGIAECGHFLAEERPEEVLRHLREFLTS